A genome region from Bifidobacterium coryneforme includes the following:
- a CDS encoding nicotinate phosphoribosyltransferase: MNESDRTSTALMTDMYEYTMLDAALQDGTANRRSVFEVYTRHLPEGRRYGVVAGTGRILDAIEHFRPTEEELRFLSDRRIVSPATIKWLENFRFTGTIRGYREGEIFFPDSPVLQVEGGFGECTLLETIILSILNYDSAVASAASRMVSAAKGRPCMDMGARRANECAAVAAARAAVVGGFQGTSNLLAAQRYGFKAIGTAAHSFTLLHDKERDAFVAQINALGRNTTLLTDTYSIDEAVRTAVEVAGPDLGGVRIDSGDLGSLAQRVRHQLDALGATKATITVTNDLDEYAIASLQTAPVDSYGVGTMLVTGSGSPTCAMVYKLTERENSSGAMQAVAKKSVGKASVPGRKLAYRSYEYNLANAEHVISGTEEALAGFNPEPDWRDLLVTYVDHGSINEEYQGGQAVLKARDHRARALDELPIGALSLMRGEPILPTTIETI; encoded by the coding sequence ATGAACGAATCCGACCGGACATCCACGGCCCTGATGACCGACATGTACGAGTACACAATGCTGGACGCCGCCCTCCAGGACGGCACGGCCAACCGTCGGTCGGTCTTCGAGGTCTATACCCGCCACCTCCCCGAGGGGCGGCGCTACGGGGTGGTTGCGGGCACGGGAAGAATCCTGGATGCCATCGAGCACTTCCGCCCCACCGAGGAAGAACTCCGGTTCCTCTCCGACCGGAGGATCGTAAGCCCCGCAACCATCAAGTGGTTGGAGAACTTCCGGTTCACCGGCACCATCCGGGGGTACAGGGAGGGCGAGATTTTCTTCCCCGACTCCCCCGTTCTCCAAGTCGAGGGAGGATTCGGCGAGTGCACCCTCCTGGAGACCATCATCCTTTCCATCCTGAACTATGACTCGGCCGTGGCTTCGGCAGCCTCCCGCATGGTTTCGGCAGCCAAGGGAAGGCCTTGCATGGACATGGGCGCCCGGAGGGCCAACGAGTGCGCTGCCGTGGCCGCCGCCAGAGCCGCCGTTGTCGGAGGCTTCCAGGGCACGTCCAACCTCCTGGCCGCCCAACGCTACGGATTCAAGGCCATCGGCACGGCCGCCCACTCATTCACGCTGCTGCACGACAAGGAACGCGACGCCTTCGTGGCGCAGATCAATGCCCTGGGCAGGAACACCACCCTCCTGACGGACACCTACTCCATCGACGAGGCGGTAAGGACGGCCGTGGAGGTGGCCGGTCCCGACCTGGGCGGGGTCAGGATAGACTCCGGCGACCTGGGCTCCCTGGCCCAGAGGGTCAGACACCAGCTGGACGCCCTGGGGGCCACCAAGGCCACCATCACCGTCACCAATGACCTGGACGAATACGCCATAGCCTCCCTCCAGACGGCACCGGTCGACTCATACGGGGTGGGCACCATGCTGGTCACCGGGTCCGGATCCCCCACCTGCGCCATGGTCTACAAGCTCACCGAGCGGGAGAACTCGTCCGGAGCCATGCAGGCTGTAGCCAAGAAGTCCGTCGGAAAGGCCTCGGTTCCGGGACGGAAGCTGGCCTACCGGTCATACGAATACAACCTGGCCAACGCGGAGCACGTCATATCCGGGACCGAGGAGGCACTCGCCGGATTCAACCCCGAGCCGGACTGGCGCGACCTTCTGGTCACCTACGTGGACCATGGCTCCATCAACGAGGAGTACCAGGGCGGTCAGGCCGTGCTCAAGGCCAGGGACCACCGGGCCAGAGCCCTGGACGAGTTGCCCATCGGGGCCCTCAGCCTGATGCGGGGGGAACCCATCCTGCCGACCACCATCGAAACGATATAA
- a CDS encoding cell division protein: MVEDTDMLGSEGTGPDRAEGTFAFRGGDQTDPSDQTGQSAQPIDDSTWMNQSQQSMNVDDLPDLREDQASEPRAEFTTVYDIIDRVQIMLDEAKAPLLTPGMVKVDREELVNDLNELKKMLPVQLERASALMREAERRLNSAQTQANATISAAQSRSSEIIKEAGEQAQFLAGQENVVAIAQQKAQVIIDQAQAQADKLVQGANGYASQVMQELGTQLDRVSQDVRVGLEVLHEREQDAARTMGGNPDQQ, from the coding sequence ATGGTTGAGGATACAGACATGCTTGGAAGCGAGGGCACCGGCCCCGACCGGGCGGAAGGCACCTTCGCCTTCCGCGGCGGCGACCAGACCGACCCGAGCGACCAGACCGGTCAAAGCGCCCAGCCCATCGACGATTCCACCTGGATGAACCAGTCTCAGCAGAGCATGAACGTGGATGACCTGCCCGACCTGCGCGAGGACCAGGCGAGCGAACCCCGCGCCGAATTCACAACCGTCTACGACATCATCGACCGGGTCCAGATCATGCTGGACGAGGCAAAGGCCCCCCTGCTCACCCCGGGCATGGTCAAGGTGGACAGGGAGGAGCTCGTCAATGACCTGAACGAGCTCAAGAAGATGCTCCCGGTCCAGTTGGAGCGGGCCTCCGCCCTGATGAGGGAGGCAGAGCGCCGTCTGAATTCGGCGCAGACCCAGGCCAACGCCACCATCTCGGCGGCTCAGAGCCGTTCGTCCGAGATCATCAAGGAGGCCGGGGAACAGGCCCAGTTCCTTGCCGGCCAGGAGAACGTGGTGGCCATAGCCCAGCAGAAGGCCCAGGTCATCATCGACCAGGCCCAGGCCCAGGCGGACAAGCTGGTCCAGGGGGCCAACGGGTACGCCTCCCAGGTCATGCAGGAGCTCGGCACCCAACTCGACAGGGTCAGCCAGGATGTGCGGGTTGGGCTGGAGGTTCTCCACGAGCGTGAGCAGGATGCCGCGCGTACCATGGGCGGGAACCCCGACCAGCAGTAG
- the coaD gene encoding pantetheine-phosphate adenylyltransferase, whose translation MTIAVCPGSYDPVTSGHLDVIERCASFFDTVHVVVAVNSAKTPLFGEQERVEMIRQALDADGYPQITVASTTGLITDYCLQVGASVIVKGLRQNGDYEAELGMALVNRDLAGVETLFLPADPLREHISSTIVKDVARHGGSIDGMVPDSVVQKLTTILKTERAENG comes from the coding sequence ATGACTATAGCCGTATGCCCCGGATCGTACGATCCAGTCACCTCAGGGCACCTGGATGTAATAGAGCGTTGTGCATCCTTCTTCGATACCGTCCACGTCGTAGTGGCCGTCAATTCCGCCAAGACCCCCCTCTTCGGCGAGCAGGAACGGGTGGAGATGATCCGCCAGGCCCTGGACGCGGACGGGTACCCGCAGATTACGGTGGCTTCGACCACGGGCCTGATTACAGACTACTGTCTGCAGGTCGGCGCCTCGGTCATCGTCAAGGGGCTTCGGCAGAACGGGGACTACGAGGCCGAACTGGGTATGGCCCTGGTCAATCGCGATCTGGCGGGTGTGGAAACCCTCTTCCTTCCTGCTGATCCGCTCCGGGAGCATATTTCCAGCACCATCGTCAAGGATGTCGCCCGGCATGGCGGCAGCATCGACGGCATGGTGCCTGACAGCGTAGTGCAAAAACTGACCACCATATTGAAAACGGAGAGAGCCGAAAATGGTTGA
- a CDS encoding aldo/keto reductase: MPYQDGSYIPSPDRYQAMDYPHCGSSGLRLPPISLGFWHNFGDSTPFERMRDLCFTAFDHGITHFDLANNYGPEPGAAERNTGRILKRYFTHHRQELVISTKAGYFMWPGPYGDFGSRKYLLSSLDQSLERLGLDYVDIFYHHRPDPDTPLEETMGALAQAVSSGKALYVGLSNYDGPTLRQASAILDELHVPFIINQNRYSIFDRTIEHNGLRETSQELGKGIIAFSPLAQGLLTDRYLHGIPEDSRIRADGRFLHESALTPRRLDQIGRLNDLARQRGQTLAEMALAWLLRDPAVTTVLIGASKPEQLLDNLKATANTTFTQEELDQIDLISKD, encoded by the coding sequence ATGCCATACCAAGACGGTTCATACATCCCATCACCCGACCGGTACCAGGCCATGGACTACCCTCATTGCGGGTCCAGCGGCCTCAGGTTGCCTCCCATATCACTCGGGTTCTGGCACAACTTCGGCGACAGCACCCCCTTCGAACGGATGCGGGACCTCTGCTTCACGGCCTTTGACCATGGCATCACCCACTTCGACCTGGCCAACAACTATGGGCCCGAACCCGGCGCAGCCGAGCGCAATACCGGCAGGATTCTCAAGAGGTACTTCACCCACCACCGCCAGGAGCTGGTCATCTCGACCAAGGCCGGATACTTCATGTGGCCCGGTCCGTACGGGGATTTCGGGTCGCGCAAGTATCTCCTGTCAAGCCTGGACCAAAGCCTGGAACGTCTCGGTCTGGACTACGTCGATATCTTCTATCATCACCGCCCCGACCCCGACACCCCCTTGGAAGAGACCATGGGGGCCCTGGCCCAGGCCGTATCAAGCGGGAAGGCGCTCTATGTGGGCCTCTCCAACTACGACGGCCCCACCCTGCGACAGGCGAGCGCGATACTGGACGAACTCCATGTCCCCTTCATCATCAACCAGAACCGGTACTCCATATTCGACCGGACCATCGAGCACAACGGGCTCAGGGAGACCTCGCAAGAGCTGGGCAAGGGCATCATCGCTTTCAGCCCCCTGGCCCAGGGCCTCCTGACCGACCGGTATCTGCATGGCATTCCCGAAGACAGCCGAATCAGGGCCGACGGACGATTCCTCCACGAGTCCGCATTGACCCCCCGGCGCCTGGATCAGATCGGCAGGTTGAACGACCTGGCCCGTCAACGCGGGCAGACCCTGGCCGAGATGGCCCTGGCCTGGCTTCTGCGCGACCCGGCCGTGACCACGGTGCTGATTGGGGCCTCCAAGCCCGAACAGCTTCTGGACAACCTCAAGGCGACCGCCAATACGACCTTCACCCAGGAGGAACTGGACCAGATCGACCTGATATCCAAAGACTGA
- a CDS encoding DUF3039 domain-containing protein codes for MTAFETLLHPSSSLNGPDPILDQDPVSPLSDPDQGAGTAVLDRPETETREETQRSDQGDADRFAHYVSKERIAESKLTGRPVVALCGKVWVPKHDPSQYPVCPDCRRIYEEMTGGRK; via the coding sequence ATGACTGCTTTTGAGACCTTATTGCATCCCTCTTCATCACTGAATGGTCCGGATCCCATCCTGGATCAGGACCCGGTCTCACCCCTCTCCGATCCGGACCAGGGTGCAGGCACAGCCGTTCTGGACAGGCCCGAGACCGAAACCCGGGAGGAGACCCAGCGTAGCGATCAGGGTGATGCCGACAGGTTCGCCCACTACGTATCCAAGGAGCGCATCGCCGAATCCAAGCTGACGGGCCGGCCGGTTGTCGCGCTCTGCGGCAAGGTCTGGGTTCCCAAGCATGACCCCTCCCAGTATCCCGTCTGCCCGGATTGCCGGCGCATCTACGAAGAGATGACCGGCGGCAGGAAGTAG